One Cicer arietinum cultivar CDC Frontier isolate Library 1 chromosome 8, Cicar.CDCFrontier_v2.0, whole genome shotgun sequence DNA segment encodes these proteins:
- the LOC101490135 gene encoding serine/threonine-protein kinase VPS15, whose protein sequence is MGNKIARTTQVSASEYYLHELPSTYNLVLKEVLGRGRFFKSIQCKHDEGLVLVKVYFKRGDFIDLSDYERRLSQIKDIFSNIDHPHVWPFQFWQETDKAAYLLRQYFFHNLHDRLSTRPFLSFVEKKWLAFQLLLAVKQSHEKGVCHGDIKCENVLITSSNWVYLADFASFKPTYIPYDDPSDFSFFFDTGGRRLCYLAPERFYEHGGEMQVAQDSPLKPSMDLFAVGCVIAELFLEGQPLFELSQLLAYRRGQHDPSQHLEKIPDIGIRKMIQHMIQLEPESRFSAEEYLKEYAGVVFPTYFSPFLHDFYRCWSPLHSDMRVLLCQSAFQEILKQMMNKHSSDDAGVTSGELLEEIVAKESASFMKDSRRKREDIGKGLVHDQYQLLGDINSLLRGAKNNNKNPSGPQQVIGTTQNSNFSENLKSLQSPGELLQTISNAFRGNDHPFLKSITMDNLNSLMSEYDSQLDTFGTPFLPLPKGSMICEGMVLITSLLCSCIRNVKLPHLRRAAVLLLKASALYIDDEDRLQRVIPYVIAMLSDPAAIVRCAALETLCDILPIVRDFPPSDAKIFPEYILPMLSMLPDDPEESVRICYASNIAKLALTAYGFLIHSISLSEAGVLDELSLPLKPLTSSTQNSGRMKMINSDVQLLHLRKSIAEVVQELVMGPKQTPNIRRALLQDIGKLCYFFGVRQSNDTLLPILPAFLNDRDEQLRTVFYEKIVYVCFFVGQRSVEEYLLPYIEQALSDVTEAVIVRALECLTILCKSGFFRKRILLQMIERAFPLLCYPSEWVRRSVVSFIAASSESLGVVDSDVFLAPVIRPFLRRQPVSLASEKALLSCLKPPVSRQVFYEVLENSRSSDMLERQRKIWYSSSQSKIWEMDLLKKGIDELDSLNSWADKQQGLGAQQTVGSSFQQPGLTDCDKAEAKLRDMGAFMHSDSNMVGHRDPQCLDKLQFSGFMSPTFSGVNSLTYDKPSEGIPLYSFSVDRRGMGVPPAASDCPVQMNSLGVSSSAMPWVNPLSKSFNLANSVPAPKLFSGSFSMSNGSKQFHRVVHEPDPKENETAFVNSTFQDVGLSSNIKGTPISLEDAAAQADISGFQSFARTSIPDSGWRPRGVLVAHLQEHRSAVSDIAISSDHSFFVSASDDSTVKIWDSKKLEKDISFRSKLTYHLEGSRALCVAMLPGSAQVVVGASDGFIHMFSVDHISRGLGNVVEKYSGIADITKKDTKEGAILGLLNCPVDNYSIMYSTQNRGIHLWDTRSSSKNWTLKATPDEGYTLSLASGPCSNWFVSGSSRGVVTLWDLRFLVPVNSWKYSHACPIEKICLFLPPPNASLSSTTRPLVYVAAGYNEVSLWNAENASCHQVLRTANYESDAEMSDMPWALAKPSSKPTSQSDPRRNVNRKYRVDELNEPPPRLPGIRTLLPLPGGDLLTGGTDLKIRRWDHYSPDRSYCVCGPNLKGVGNDDFYETKSSFGVQVVQETKRRPLATKLTAKAILTAAATDSAGCHRDSVVSVASVKLNQRLLLSSGRDGAIKVWK, encoded by the exons ATGGGGAACAAAATCGCGCGCACGACGCAAGTTTCAGCGTCAGAGTATTACCTACACGAGTTACCGTCGACGTATAATCTGGTTCTGAAAGAAGTTCTTGGACGCGGTCGTTTCTTCAAATCGATTCAGTGTAAACACGACGAAGGTTTGGTTCTCGTCAAAGTTTATTTCAAACGTGGCGATTTCATCGATCTCTCTGATTATGAACGACGTCTTTCTCAGATCAAAGATATTTTCAGTAACATTGATCATCCTCACGTTTGGCCTTTTCAg TTTTGGCAAGAAACGGATAAAGCAGCTTATCTTTTGAGGCAATATTTCTTCCATAATTTGCATGATCGATTAAGTACTCGACCTTTTCTTAGTTTCGTTGAGAAGAAATGGTTGGCTTTTCAG TTGCTTTTAGCTGTAAAACAGAGCCATGAGAAGGGAGTGTGTCATG GCGATATCAAGTGTGAAAATGTGCTAATTACGTCATCGAATTGGGTTTACCTTGCTGACTTTGCCTCTTTCAAACCCACTTACATTCCGTATGATGACCCATCtgatttctcttttttctttgacACGGGTGGCAGAAGACTCTGCTATCTGGCACCTGAG AGGTTTTATGAACATGGAGGGGAGATGCAGGTGGCACAAGATTCCCCCCTAAAGCCATCAATGGATTTATTTGCTGTCGG GTGTGTAATTGCTGAACTTTTCCTTGAGGGCCAGCCACTATTTGAACTGTCTCAACTTCTTGCATATCGCAGAGGACAACATGATCCAAGTCAACATCTTGAAAAA ATACCAGATATTGGAATCCGTAAGATGATTCAACACATGATTCAGTTAGAACCAGAGTCTCGATTTTCTGCTGAAGAATACCTAAAGGAATATGCAGGAGTTGTATTCCCTACCTATTTTTCACCATTTCTGCATGATTTTTACCGTTGCTGGAGTCCTCTCCATTCTGATATGAGG GTTTTACTATGCCAGAGTGCTTTCCAGGAGATACTTAAGCAAATGATGAACAAACACTCATCTGATGATGCAGGTGTTACTTCTGGAGAACTTTTGGAAGAGATCGTTGCCAAAGAAAGCGCAAGTTTCATGAAGGACTCGCGAAGGAAAAGAGAGGACATAGGCAAAGGCTTAGTTCATGATCAGTATCAACTTCTTGGTGATATTAATAGCCTACTAAGGGGtgctaaaaataataataagaatccATCTGGTCCACAGCAAGTAATAGGAACTACACAAAATTCTAACTTCTCTGAAAATCTAAAAAGTTTGCAGTCTCCTGGTGAGCTGCTTCAAACTATCTCCAATGCATTTCGAGGAAATGATCATCCCTTTTTGAAAAGTATTACTATGGACAATTTAAATTCGTTGATGTCAGAGTATGATAGTCAGTTAGATACATTTGGAACGCCTTTTCTACCATTACCAAAGGGTAGTATGATTTGTGAAGGCATGGTTTTGATAACTTCTTTGCTCTGCTCCTGCATACGCAATGTCAAGTTGCCTCACCTGAGGAGGGCAGCTGTACTCTTGTTGAAGGCTTCTGCCCTATATATTGACGATGAAGATCGATTGCAGCGTGTTATCCCATATGTGATTGCAATGCTTTCTGACCCAGCAGCAATTGTGCGTTGTGCTGCTTTGGAGACTTTGTGTGACATTCTGCCCATAGTGCGTGATTTTCCTCCCAGTGATGCAAAGATATTTCCTGAGTATATTCTTCCTATGCTTTCTATGCTTCCCGATGATCCCGAGGAAAGTGTGCGGATATGCTATGCCAGCAATATAGCTAAGCTGGCACTCACTGCTTATGGCTTTTTGATACACTCAATAAGCTTGAGTGAGGCAGGTGTTCTTGATGAACTGAGTTTGCCACTGAAGCCATTGACATCATCCACTCAGAACTCTGGGAGAATGAAGATGATAAATAGTGATGTCCAGCTTCTGCATCTGAGGAAATCAATTGCAGAGGTTGTTCAAGAACTTGTTATGGGTCCAAAGCAAACACCAAATATTAGGAGAGCACTTCTTCAGGACATCGGTAAACtttgctacttctttggtgtgAGACAAAGTAATGACACTCTCTTACCTATCCTTCCTGCCTTCTTAAATGACCGAGACGAGCAATTAAGGACGGTATTCTACGAAAAGATTGTTTATGTATGCTTTTTTGTGGGCCAAAGAAGTGTAGAGGAATATCTATTACCTTACATTGAGCAAGCTTTAAGTGACGTAACAGAAGCTGTCATTGTTAGAGCCTTAGAATGTTTGACTATTCTATGCAAAAGTGGTTTCTTCCGGAAGAGGATATTGCTTCAAATGATCGAGCGTGCCTTTCCTTTATTGTGTTATCCTAGTGAATGGGTACGAAGATCAGTCGTCTCTTTCATTGCTGCTAGCAGCGAAAGCCTGGGTGTAGTGGATTCTGATGTTTTCCTTGCTCCTGTTATACGACCTTTCCTTCGTAGACAGCCTGTGTCTCTTGCTTCAGAGAAAGCCCTTTTGTCATGTTTAAAACCTCCTGTCTCAAGACAGGTATTCTATGAAGTCTTGGAGAACTCCAGGAGTTCGGACATGTTAGAAAGACAGAGAAAGATATGGTATAGTTCATCACAGTCTAAAATATGGGAAAtggatttattaaaaaaaggaaTCGATGAGTTGGACTCGTTAAATAGCTGGGCTGACAAGCAGCAAGGTTTGGGGGCTCAACAAACTGTTGGATCTTCCTTCCAACAGCCAGGGTTAACTGATTGTGACAAAGCTGAGGCAAAATTAAGAGATATGGGGGCCTTTATGCATAGTGATAGCAATATGGTGGGACACCGTGATCCCCAATGCTTGGATAAGTTACAGTTTTCGGGATTTATGTCACCAACCTTTAGTGGTGTAAACAGTTTGACATATGACAAGCCATCAGAAGGCATACCTTTGTACTCCTTCAGTGTGGACAGGAGAGGAATGGGAGTACCTCCTGCTGCATCCGATTGTCCAGTGCAAATGAATTCTCTGGGTGTTAGTTCATCTGCAATGCCTTGGGTTAATCCACTTAGTAAGTCCTTTAATTTGGCCAACTCAGTTCCAGCACCAAAGCTTTTTTCAGGTTCTTTTAGCATGAGCAATGGTTCTAAACAGTTCCACCGAGTGGTACATGAACCAGATCCTAAGGAAAATGAGACAGCCTTTGTAAATAGCACATTTCAAGATGTGGGATTATCTTCTAATATTAAAGGTACACCAATTTCACTAGAAGATGCAGCTGCCCAAGCTGATATATCAGGATTTCAATCTTTTGCTCGAACATCCATTCCTGATTCTGGTTGGAGACCGCGTGGGGTGTTGGTTGCACACCTCCAGGAGCACCGTTCAGCAGTCAGTGACATAGCAATTTCTTCAGATCACAGTTTTTTTGTGAGTGCATCTGACGACTCTACAGTCAAGATTTGGGATTCCAAAAAGCTGGAAAAAGACATTTCATTCAGGTCGAAGCTAACTTATCACCTTGAGGGAAGCCGTGCGTTATGTGTAGCAATGCTTCCAGGTTCAGCACAAGTGGTAGTTGGAGCATCTGATGGATTTATTCATATGTTTTCTGTTGATCATATATCTAGAGGTCTAGGAAATGTTGTTGAGAAGTATTCTGGTATTGCTGATATCACAAAGAAGGATACCAAAGAGGGTGCCATACTTGGCCTTTTAAATTGCCCTGTGGATAACTATAGCATTATGTATAGCACCCAGAACCGTGGCATTCATCTATGGGACACTAGGTCAAGTTCTAAAAATTGGACATTGAAAGCTACTCCTGATGAGGGCTACACCTTGTCTCTAGCATCAGGGCCTTGTTCCAACTGGTTTGTATCAGGGTCATCCAGGGGTGTAGTTACACTTTGGGATCTTAGATTTCTTGTACCTGTGAACTCTTGGAAGTACTCTCATGCTTGTCCAATAGAAAAGATTTGTCTCTTTCTTCCTCCTCCAAATGCTTCTCTGTCTTCGACCACTAGGCCCCTTGTTTATGTTGCTGCGGGTTACAATGAAGTTTCACTTTGGAATGCAGAGAATGCTAGCTGCCACCAG GTACTGAGGACAGCCAATTATGAAAGTGATGCAGAAATGTCTGATATGCCTTGGGCCTTGGCCAAACCTTCAAGTAAGCCAACTTCTCAATCAGATCCAAGACGAAATGTTAATCGCAAGTACAGAGTTGATGAGCTAAATGAACCTCCTCCTCGTCTTCCTGGTATTCGCACATTACTTCCCTTACCAGGGGGTGATTTATTGACTGGGGGCACTGATTTAAAGATACGTCGATGGGATCATTACAG TCCTGACAGAAGTTACTGTGTTTGTGGACCAAACCTTAAAggtgttggaaatgatgatttttacGAAACAAAATCTAGTTTTGGAGTGCAAGTTGTACAG GAAACAAAAAGACGTCCTCTTGCAACCAAGCTGACAGCAAAGGCAATTCTTACAGCCGCTGCCACTGATTCTGCCGGTTGCCATCGCGATTCTGTTGTTTCTGTGGCTTCGGTTAAGTTAAACCAGAGACTTCTACTTTCAAGTGGTAGAGATGGAGCCATCAAGGTTTGGAAGTAA